The Macadamia integrifolia cultivar HAES 741 unplaced genomic scaffold, SCU_Mint_v3 scaffold2294, whole genome shotgun sequence genome contains the following window.
CAAGACTCACCCACCGAGATTCACTGAGATATGAAAAGTCTGTAAAGTTCAATGTAGTAAGAAGTCTCGCTGGCAGCTGGCTGGTTGCCAAAACTGGAAGGACAACAAATGGATTACTTGTAGACAAGGTTCTAAAATGAACAGATACAGCAAATAAGTAGCAAGAAGATTGATCGATTTGTTTTGCCCTTATAAAACAAACCTCTAACTTCTAGCTTCTCAATAACACAGAGCCAGCCATGAACACAGATCATTGGATTGCATGCTTACTTCCATGCCTGTGGCATTCACCATGATGGCACATGAGATTTTGGTAGTGGGCAAAAGGGATTGTTCACAATTGAATTTCGAAATTCTTAGGCATTTGAGATTTGATGTGCAGAAGAGTAAAAGCATCGATCATATAGATCCTTAGAATCAAAACCTTGACAAGCAGAGTAAGCTCTGATCTGATTTATcaataaaacaagaaagaatcagaaattaaaaaaaaaaaaaccaaaatccctAATTAACCAAAACCAATAGATTAGAAAATAATTCCAtaacaaatcaataaataaacgaagaaataaagaaagaaccAAAATCAAGTAAGCAATGGACCTGAGAAGAGATGACAGAATTGtactatttctctctccctctgatCATCAAATGGTAGACAGTGGATTCTATGTTGAGAATTCCAACGGAGGAGTTGAAGAGGCCGGGTACTCTCGATTATCTGAAAAGggtgaaaagaagaagaagaagaagtgaattTGAATATAGAATAGAATGAGATAGAAGCATGAACTCCGCTACATCAGAATTACTAAAAGAATTAAGTTACTGTTCTTACCTTTCATCAAGTATATGATCTATTGTGTCTTGTCCACttctttttcctccatctcttgtTAGTCTGGAAGTTACCACTTGTTCGATCTTCTCCCCATCAATAAAGATTTTTGGGATGTGGGATATCTTGCTCCAATTCTCACATATCTCCTTTAGGAAGCATAGTTTCAAGTTACGACATCTCAtgatcttcaactcttggaGTGCAGTGAGATGCTGCAACTCCCTCTCAGGAATTGACTTGATCTTAGAACAGGTTCGAATATCCAGAATCTGAAGTGATGTGAGTTGCCCTAAGCCTTCAGGTAACGATGAGTAAGGTGATTTTCTCACACACAGTAACTTGAGCTTTGGAAGAAACATGTGGTTGTTTGATACAAATGTTTTTGAAAATGAACCTGCATTCTCTTTTAAAACCAACTCTTCAACGTCCAGAGAAGCAAGATGAGAGGATGGAGATGGCTTCCAAGTCAACTTCGGACACTCCCATATGAACAACTTCCTCAGGGATGTAGCTTGGGTAAGGTGCGGTGGAAAGGACTTTAACTTGGGCAATTCAATAAGTAGAAGATACTGGAGACACGGCATAAAGATAAACTTTTTCCCATATTGAACTCCCATATCCCACTCTTTCAAATTCCACATTGCATCCAACTGAAATACTTTCAACTTTGGGAATATAATGTCAACCTTATTGTCACTTCCTATAGCACtgtctttttttggtagacttTCTGTAGCGTTGTCAATGGCAAAAAACTCAACTCCTATGGATTTCACTTTACCCATTTTAGCAAGTACGAGGGTTTCAAGGAATGGTAGTTTCTTTAGAATTGGAGGCAATTGCTTACAGTTACTACACCCAGAAAGTTCCAAGAAAATAAGATTGGAAAAGAACATGACGTTTGCATTACTACCCATCCAATTGGGGTACTCGGCCCCAGGGTAGTccctaatttttagtttctcaAGGTTTGGGTGCGGTTGGAGACTTTCTAGCACATCCTTCATCCTCCTCGATAACATATCTCCTCCaaaaacttcttcttcttcttctttaagaTCTTTTAATTCTCCAATCTTACATTCTCCTTGTTTTACCCCACCAACAATGAAGTCTGACAAACCACACATCCTGCTTAATCTCCCAAATCCTTCTGGTAAGCAGCTCAGTCTAAGAGTTTCTGTCAAATCAAGATTTAACAAATTGACCATTCGCCCAATCCCATCAGGTAGTTTGAAAAGATTCCTGCATGCGGACAGTTCCAGTACTTGCAAATTGTACATACTAGTCAGTGTTTCAGGTAGTTCTCTAACCCTTGCCCC
Protein-coding sequences here:
- the LOC122066205 gene encoding disease resistance protein RGA2-like; this translates as MGVQYGKKFIFMPCLQYLLLIELPKLKSFPPHLTQATSLRKLFIWECPKLTWKPSPSSHLASLDVEELVLKENAGSFSKTFVSNNHMFLPKLKLLCVRKSPYSSLPEGLGQLTSLQILDIRTCSKIKSIPERELQHLTALQELKIMRCRNLKLCFLKEICENWSKISHIPKIFIDGEKIEQVVTSRLTRDGGKRSGQDTIDHILDER